The bacterium genome segment CCGTTTGGCGCTGGAGATCATTGAACGGAACCGGGGGGTGGACAAAATCGCGGTGGTCGGCGTGCGCACGCGCGGCGCTACGCTGGCGGAGCGCATCGTGGCCAAGATAGAGGAGGTCGAGGGCCGCAAAGTGCCCTACGGCGTGTTGGATATCACCCTCTATCGTGATGATTTCCGCAAACGGCTCAAACAACCGGTGGTGCAGATCACCGATATTCCGTTTGAGATCGACGACATCGATGTGATACTGGTGGATGACGTGTTGTTCACCGGGCGGACCACACGCGCGGCGTTGGAGGCGTTGATGG includes the following:
- the pyrR gene encoding bifunctional pyr operon transcriptional regulator/uracil phosphoribosyltransferase PyrR — protein: MKNVKIKAKIIDSEGLQRTVARLALEIIERNRGVDKIAVVGVRTRGATLAERIVAKIEEVEGRKVPYGVLDITLYRDDFRKRLKQPVVQITDIPFEIDDIDVILVDDVLFTGRTTRAALEALMDFGRPASIQLAVLVDRGHRELPLTADYVGKKIPTSIGEEIQVRLQEIDGEDCVLLVEVPKEDE